The following coding sequences are from one Panthera leo isolate Ple1 chromosome E1, P.leo_Ple1_pat1.1, whole genome shotgun sequence window:
- the DLG4 gene encoding disks large homolog 4 isoform X6 — translation MDCLCIVTTKKYRYQDEDTPPLEHSPAHLPNQANSPPVIVNTDTLEAPGYELQVNGTEGEMEYEEITLERGNSGLGFSIAGGTDNPHIGDDPSIFITKIIPGGAAAQDGRLRVNDSILFVNEVDVREVTHSAAVEALKEAGSIVRLYVMRRKPPAEKLMEIKLIKGPKGLGFSIAGGVGNQHIPGDNSIYVTKIIEGGAAHKDGRLQIGDKILAVNSVGLEDVMHEDAVAALKNTYDVVYLKVAKPSNAYLSDSYAPPDITTSYSQHLDNEISHSSYLGTDYPTAMTPTSPRRYSPVAKDLLGEEDVPREPRRIVIHRGSTGLGFNIVGGEDGEGIFISFILAGGPADLSGELRKGDQILSVNGVDLRSASHEQAAIALKNAGQTVTIIAQYKPEEYSRFEAKIHDLREQLMNSSLGSGTASLRSNPKRGFYIRALFDYDKTKDCGFLSQALSFRFGDVLHVLDASDEEWWQARRVHPDSEADDIGFIPSKRRVERREWSRLKAKDWGSSSGSQGREDSVLSYETVTQMEVHYARPIIILGPTKDRANDDLLSEFPDKFGSCVPHTTRPKREYEIDGRDYHFVSSREKMEKDIQAHKFIEAGQYNSHLYGTSVQSVREVAEQGKHCILDVSANAVRRLQAAHLHPIAIFIRPRSLENVLEINKRITEEQARKAFDRATKLEQEFTECFSAIVEGDSFEEIYHKVKRVIEDLSGPYIWVPARERL, via the exons ATGGACTGTCTCTGTATAGTGACAACCAAG AAATACCGCTACCAAGATGAAGACACGCCCCCTCTGGAGCACAGCCCGGCCCACCTCCCCAACCAG GCCAATTCTCCTCCTGTGATTGTCAACACAGACACCCTAGAAGCCCCGGGATAT GAGTTGCAGGTGAACGGGACGGAGGGGGAAATGGAATACGAGGAGATCACATTGGAAAGG GGCAACTCAGGTCTGGGCTTCAGCATCGCAGGCGGCACCGACAACCCACACATTGGTGACGACCCGTCCATCTTCATCACCAAGATCATTCCTGGCGGGGCCGCGGCCCAGGACGGCCGCctcag GGTCAACGATAGCATCTTGTTTGTGAATGAGGTGGATGTGCGGGAGGTGACCCACTCAGCCGCGGTGGAGGCCCTCAAGGAGGCGGGCTCCATTGTCCGCCTCTACGTCATGCGGCGGAAGCCTCCAGCTGAGAAGCTTATGGAGATCAAACTCATCAAGGGGCCTAAAG GTCTTGGCTTCAGCATCGCGGGGGGCGTAGGGAACCAACACATCCCCGGAGATAACAGCATCTATGTGACAAAGATCATCGAAGGGGGTGCCGCCCACAAGGACGGGAGGCTGCAGATCGGGGACAAGATTCTAGCG GTCAACAGTGTGGGGCTGGAGGACGTCATGCATGAGGACGCCGTGGCAGCCCTGAAGAACACGTATGACGTTGTCTACCTGAAGGTGGCCAAGCCCAGCAATGCCTACCTGAGTGACAGCTACGCTCCCCCAGACATCACAACCT CTTATTCCCAGCACCTGGACAACGAGATTAGTCACAGCAGCTACCTGGGTACCGACTACCCCACAGCCatgacccccacctcccctcggCGTTACTCCCCGGTGGCCAAGGACCTGCTGGGGGAGGAAGACGTTCCCCGGGAACCGAGGCGCATAGTGATCCACCGGGGCTCCACGGGCCTGGGCTTCAACATTGTGGGTGGCGAGGACGGTGAGGGCATCTTTATCTCCTTCATCTTGGCCGGTGGCCCTGCGGACCTCAGCGGGGAGCTGCGGAAGGGGGACCAGATCCTCTCG GTGAACGGTGTTGACCTCCGCAGTGCCAGCCACGAGCAGGCTGCCATTGCCTTGAAGAACGCGGGCCAGACGGTCACCATCATCGCTCAGTATAAACCAGAAG AGTACAGCCGATTCGAGGCCAAGATCCACGACCTTCGGGAACAGCTCATGAACAGCAGCCTGGGCTCAGGGACCGCCTCCCTGCGGAGCAACCCCAAAAGGGGTTTCTACATCAG GGCCCTGTTTGATTACGACAAGACCAAGGACTGTGGCTTCCTGAGCCAGGCCCTGAGCTTCCGTTTTGGGGACGTGCTGCACGTGCTCGACGCCAGTGACGAGGAGTGGTGGCAGGCACGGCGGGTCCACCCCGACAGCGAGGCCGATGACATCGGCTTCATCCCCAGCAAACGGCG GGTCGAACGACGGGAGTGGTCAAGGTTAAAGGCCAAG GATTGGGGCTCCAGCTCTGGATCACAGG GTCGAGAAGACTCCGTTCTGAGCTATGAGACGGTGACGCAGATGGAAG TGCACTATGCTCGCCCCATCATCATCCTTGGGCCCACCAAGGACCGAGCCAATGATGACCTTCTGTCCGAGTTCCCCGACAAGTTCGGATCCTGTGTTCCCC ATACGACGCGGCCCAAGCGGGAGTATGAGATAGATGGCCGGGATTACCACTTCGTGTCCTCCCgggaaaaaatggagaaggaCATTCAGGCGCACAAGTTCATCGAGGCCGGCCAGTACAACAGCCACCTATATGGAACGAGCGTCCAGTCCGTGCGGGAGGTGGCCGAGCAG ggGAAGCACTGCATCCTCGATGTCTCGGCCAATGCCGTGCGGCGGCTGCAGGCGGCCCACCTGCACCCCATCGCCATCTTCATTCGCCCCCGCTCCCTGGAGAATGTGCT AGAGATTAACAAGCGGATCACAGAGGAACAAGCTCGCAAAGCCTTCGACAGAGCCACCAAGCTGGAGCAGGAATTCACAGAGTGCTTCTCAG CCATCGTGGAGGGCGACAGCTTTGAGGAGATCTACCACAAGGTGAAGCGTGTCATCGAGGACCTCTCAGGCCCCTACATCTGGGTCCCAGCCCGAGAGAGACTCTGA
- the DLG4 gene encoding disks large homolog 4 isoform X5, with translation MDCLCIVTTKKYRYQDEDTPPLEHSPAHLPNQVNAPELVHVAERNLSHLEAGHGVVGHAHLSPLKANSPPVIVNTDTLEAPGYVNGTEGEMEYEEITLERGNSGLGFSIAGGTDNPHIGDDPSIFITKIIPGGAAAQDGRLRVNDSILFVNEVDVREVTHSAAVEALKEAGSIVRLYVMRRKPPAEKLMEIKLIKGPKGLGFSIAGGVGNQHIPGDNSIYVTKIIEGGAAHKDGRLQIGDKILAVNSVGLEDVMHEDAVAALKNTYDVVYLKVAKPSNAYLSDSYAPPDITTSYSQHLDNEISHSSYLGTDYPTAMTPTSPRRYSPVAKDLLGEEDVPREPRRIVIHRGSTGLGFNIVGGEDGEGIFISFILAGGPADLSGELRKGDQILSVNGVDLRSASHEQAAIALKNAGQTVTIIAQYKPEEYSRFEAKIHDLREQLMNSSLGSGTASLRSNPKRGFYIRALFDYDKTKDCGFLSQALSFRFGDVLHVLDASDEEWWQARRVHPDSEADDIGFIPSKRRVERREWSRLKAKDWGSSSGSQGREDSVLSYETVTQMEVHYARPIIILGPTKDRANDDLLSEFPDKFGSCVPHTTRPKREYEIDGRDYHFVSSREKMEKDIQAHKFIEAGQYNSHLYGTSVQSVREVAEQGKHCILDVSANAVRRLQAAHLHPIAIFIRPRSLENVLEINKRITEEQARKAFDRATKLEQEFTECFSAIVEGDSFEEIYHKVKRVIEDLSGPYIWVPARERL, from the exons ATGGACTGTCTCTGTATAGTGACAACCAAG AAATACCGCTACCAAGATGAAGACACGCCCCCTCTGGAGCACAGCCCGGCCCACCTCCCCAACCAGGTAAACGCCCCCGAGCTGGTGCACGTGGCGGAGAGGAACTTGTCCCACCTCGAGGCCGGCCACGGGGTCGTGGGCCACGCCCACCTCTCCCCCCTCAAG GCCAATTCTCCTCCTGTGATTGTCAACACAGACACCCTAGAAGCCCCGGGATAT GTGAACGGGACGGAGGGGGAAATGGAATACGAGGAGATCACATTGGAAAGG GGCAACTCAGGTCTGGGCTTCAGCATCGCAGGCGGCACCGACAACCCACACATTGGTGACGACCCGTCCATCTTCATCACCAAGATCATTCCTGGCGGGGCCGCGGCCCAGGACGGCCGCctcag GGTCAACGATAGCATCTTGTTTGTGAATGAGGTGGATGTGCGGGAGGTGACCCACTCAGCCGCGGTGGAGGCCCTCAAGGAGGCGGGCTCCATTGTCCGCCTCTACGTCATGCGGCGGAAGCCTCCAGCTGAGAAGCTTATGGAGATCAAACTCATCAAGGGGCCTAAAG GTCTTGGCTTCAGCATCGCGGGGGGCGTAGGGAACCAACACATCCCCGGAGATAACAGCATCTATGTGACAAAGATCATCGAAGGGGGTGCCGCCCACAAGGACGGGAGGCTGCAGATCGGGGACAAGATTCTAGCG GTCAACAGTGTGGGGCTGGAGGACGTCATGCATGAGGACGCCGTGGCAGCCCTGAAGAACACGTATGACGTTGTCTACCTGAAGGTGGCCAAGCCCAGCAATGCCTACCTGAGTGACAGCTACGCTCCCCCAGACATCACAACCT CTTATTCCCAGCACCTGGACAACGAGATTAGTCACAGCAGCTACCTGGGTACCGACTACCCCACAGCCatgacccccacctcccctcggCGTTACTCCCCGGTGGCCAAGGACCTGCTGGGGGAGGAAGACGTTCCCCGGGAACCGAGGCGCATAGTGATCCACCGGGGCTCCACGGGCCTGGGCTTCAACATTGTGGGTGGCGAGGACGGTGAGGGCATCTTTATCTCCTTCATCTTGGCCGGTGGCCCTGCGGACCTCAGCGGGGAGCTGCGGAAGGGGGACCAGATCCTCTCG GTGAACGGTGTTGACCTCCGCAGTGCCAGCCACGAGCAGGCTGCCATTGCCTTGAAGAACGCGGGCCAGACGGTCACCATCATCGCTCAGTATAAACCAGAAG AGTACAGCCGATTCGAGGCCAAGATCCACGACCTTCGGGAACAGCTCATGAACAGCAGCCTGGGCTCAGGGACCGCCTCCCTGCGGAGCAACCCCAAAAGGGGTTTCTACATCAG GGCCCTGTTTGATTACGACAAGACCAAGGACTGTGGCTTCCTGAGCCAGGCCCTGAGCTTCCGTTTTGGGGACGTGCTGCACGTGCTCGACGCCAGTGACGAGGAGTGGTGGCAGGCACGGCGGGTCCACCCCGACAGCGAGGCCGATGACATCGGCTTCATCCCCAGCAAACGGCG GGTCGAACGACGGGAGTGGTCAAGGTTAAAGGCCAAG GATTGGGGCTCCAGCTCTGGATCACAGG GTCGAGAAGACTCCGTTCTGAGCTATGAGACGGTGACGCAGATGGAAG TGCACTATGCTCGCCCCATCATCATCCTTGGGCCCACCAAGGACCGAGCCAATGATGACCTTCTGTCCGAGTTCCCCGACAAGTTCGGATCCTGTGTTCCCC ATACGACGCGGCCCAAGCGGGAGTATGAGATAGATGGCCGGGATTACCACTTCGTGTCCTCCCgggaaaaaatggagaaggaCATTCAGGCGCACAAGTTCATCGAGGCCGGCCAGTACAACAGCCACCTATATGGAACGAGCGTCCAGTCCGTGCGGGAGGTGGCCGAGCAG ggGAAGCACTGCATCCTCGATGTCTCGGCCAATGCCGTGCGGCGGCTGCAGGCGGCCCACCTGCACCCCATCGCCATCTTCATTCGCCCCCGCTCCCTGGAGAATGTGCT AGAGATTAACAAGCGGATCACAGAGGAACAAGCTCGCAAAGCCTTCGACAGAGCCACCAAGCTGGAGCAGGAATTCACAGAGTGCTTCTCAG CCATCGTGGAGGGCGACAGCTTTGAGGAGATCTACCACAAGGTGAAGCGTGTCATCGAGGACCTCTCAGGCCCCTACATCTGGGTCCCAGCCCGAGAGAGACTCTGA
- the DLG4 gene encoding disks large homolog 4 isoform X10, with protein MCGKANSPPVIVNTDTLEAPGYVNGTEGEMEYEEITLERGNSGLGFSIAGGTDNPHIGDDPSIFITKIIPGGAAAQDGRLRVNDSILFVNEVDVREVTHSAAVEALKEAGSIVRLYVMRRKPPAEKLMEIKLIKGPKGLGFSIAGGVGNQHIPGDNSIYVTKIIEGGAAHKDGRLQIGDKILAVNSVGLEDVMHEDAVAALKNTYDVVYLKVAKPSNAYLSDSYAPPDITTSYSQHLDNEISHSSYLGTDYPTAMTPTSPRRYSPVAKDLLGEEDVPREPRRIVIHRGSTGLGFNIVGGEDGEGIFISFILAGGPADLSGELRKGDQILSVNGVDLRSASHEQAAIALKNAGQTVTIIAQYKPEEYSRFEAKIHDLREQLMNSSLGSGTASLRSNPKRGFYIRALFDYDKTKDCGFLSQALSFRFGDVLHVLDASDEEWWQARRVHPDSEADDIGFIPSKRRVERREWSRLKAKDWGSSSGSQGREDSVLSYETVTQMEVHYARPIIILGPTKDRANDDLLSEFPDKFGSCVPHTTRPKREYEIDGRDYHFVSSREKMEKDIQAHKFIEAGQYNSHLYGTSVQSVREVAEQGKHCILDVSANAVRRLQAAHLHPIAIFIRPRSLENVLEINKRITEEQARKAFDRATKLEQEFTECFSAIVEGDSFEEIYHKVKRVIEDLSGPYIWVPARERL; from the exons ATGTGTGGGAAG GCCAATTCTCCTCCTGTGATTGTCAACACAGACACCCTAGAAGCCCCGGGATAT GTGAACGGGACGGAGGGGGAAATGGAATACGAGGAGATCACATTGGAAAGG GGCAACTCAGGTCTGGGCTTCAGCATCGCAGGCGGCACCGACAACCCACACATTGGTGACGACCCGTCCATCTTCATCACCAAGATCATTCCTGGCGGGGCCGCGGCCCAGGACGGCCGCctcag GGTCAACGATAGCATCTTGTTTGTGAATGAGGTGGATGTGCGGGAGGTGACCCACTCAGCCGCGGTGGAGGCCCTCAAGGAGGCGGGCTCCATTGTCCGCCTCTACGTCATGCGGCGGAAGCCTCCAGCTGAGAAGCTTATGGAGATCAAACTCATCAAGGGGCCTAAAG GTCTTGGCTTCAGCATCGCGGGGGGCGTAGGGAACCAACACATCCCCGGAGATAACAGCATCTATGTGACAAAGATCATCGAAGGGGGTGCCGCCCACAAGGACGGGAGGCTGCAGATCGGGGACAAGATTCTAGCG GTCAACAGTGTGGGGCTGGAGGACGTCATGCATGAGGACGCCGTGGCAGCCCTGAAGAACACGTATGACGTTGTCTACCTGAAGGTGGCCAAGCCCAGCAATGCCTACCTGAGTGACAGCTACGCTCCCCCAGACATCACAACCT CTTATTCCCAGCACCTGGACAACGAGATTAGTCACAGCAGCTACCTGGGTACCGACTACCCCACAGCCatgacccccacctcccctcggCGTTACTCCCCGGTGGCCAAGGACCTGCTGGGGGAGGAAGACGTTCCCCGGGAACCGAGGCGCATAGTGATCCACCGGGGCTCCACGGGCCTGGGCTTCAACATTGTGGGTGGCGAGGACGGTGAGGGCATCTTTATCTCCTTCATCTTGGCCGGTGGCCCTGCGGACCTCAGCGGGGAGCTGCGGAAGGGGGACCAGATCCTCTCG GTGAACGGTGTTGACCTCCGCAGTGCCAGCCACGAGCAGGCTGCCATTGCCTTGAAGAACGCGGGCCAGACGGTCACCATCATCGCTCAGTATAAACCAGAAG AGTACAGCCGATTCGAGGCCAAGATCCACGACCTTCGGGAACAGCTCATGAACAGCAGCCTGGGCTCAGGGACCGCCTCCCTGCGGAGCAACCCCAAAAGGGGTTTCTACATCAG GGCCCTGTTTGATTACGACAAGACCAAGGACTGTGGCTTCCTGAGCCAGGCCCTGAGCTTCCGTTTTGGGGACGTGCTGCACGTGCTCGACGCCAGTGACGAGGAGTGGTGGCAGGCACGGCGGGTCCACCCCGACAGCGAGGCCGATGACATCGGCTTCATCCCCAGCAAACGGCG GGTCGAACGACGGGAGTGGTCAAGGTTAAAGGCCAAG GATTGGGGCTCCAGCTCTGGATCACAGG GTCGAGAAGACTCCGTTCTGAGCTATGAGACGGTGACGCAGATGGAAG TGCACTATGCTCGCCCCATCATCATCCTTGGGCCCACCAAGGACCGAGCCAATGATGACCTTCTGTCCGAGTTCCCCGACAAGTTCGGATCCTGTGTTCCCC ATACGACGCGGCCCAAGCGGGAGTATGAGATAGATGGCCGGGATTACCACTTCGTGTCCTCCCgggaaaaaatggagaaggaCATTCAGGCGCACAAGTTCATCGAGGCCGGCCAGTACAACAGCCACCTATATGGAACGAGCGTCCAGTCCGTGCGGGAGGTGGCCGAGCAG ggGAAGCACTGCATCCTCGATGTCTCGGCCAATGCCGTGCGGCGGCTGCAGGCGGCCCACCTGCACCCCATCGCCATCTTCATTCGCCCCCGCTCCCTGGAGAATGTGCT AGAGATTAACAAGCGGATCACAGAGGAACAAGCTCGCAAAGCCTTCGACAGAGCCACCAAGCTGGAGCAGGAATTCACAGAGTGCTTCTCAG CCATCGTGGAGGGCGACAGCTTTGAGGAGATCTACCACAAGGTGAAGCGTGTCATCGAGGACCTCTCAGGCCCCTACATCTGGGTCCCAGCCCGAGAGAGACTCTGA
- the DLG4 gene encoding disks large homolog 4 isoform X1 has protein sequence MSEGPRAPRSALWLLAPPLLRWAPPLLTVLHSDLFQALLDILDYYEACISESQKYRYQDEDTPPLEHSPAHLPNQVNAPELVHVAERNLSHLEAGHGVVGHAHLSPLKANSPPVIVNTDTLEAPGYELQVNGTEGEMEYEEITLERGNSGLGFSIAGGTDNPHIGDDPSIFITKIIPGGAAAQDGRLRVNDSILFVNEVDVREVTHSAAVEALKEAGSIVRLYVMRRKPPAEKLMEIKLIKGPKGLGFSIAGGVGNQHIPGDNSIYVTKIIEGGAAHKDGRLQIGDKILAVNSVGLEDVMHEDAVAALKNTYDVVYLKVAKPSNAYLSDSYAPPDITTSYSQHLDNEISHSSYLGTDYPTAMTPTSPRRYSPVAKDLLGEEDVPREPRRIVIHRGSTGLGFNIVGGEDGEGIFISFILAGGPADLSGELRKGDQILSVNGVDLRSASHEQAAIALKNAGQTVTIIAQYKPEEYSRFEAKIHDLREQLMNSSLGSGTASLRSNPKRGFYIRALFDYDKTKDCGFLSQALSFRFGDVLHVLDASDEEWWQARRVHPDSEADDIGFIPSKRRVERREWSRLKAKDWGSSSGSQGREDSVLSYETVTQMEVHYARPIIILGPTKDRANDDLLSEFPDKFGSCVPHTTRPKREYEIDGRDYHFVSSREKMEKDIQAHKFIEAGQYNSHLYGTSVQSVREVAEQGKHCILDVSANAVRRLQAAHLHPIAIFIRPRSLENVLEINKRITEEQARKAFDRATKLEQEFTECFSAIVEGDSFEEIYHKVKRVIEDLSGPYIWVPARERL, from the exons ATGTCCGAGGGACCCAGAG CTCCCCGGTCAGCCCTCTGGCTCCTGGCCCCCCCACTACTGCGGTGGGCACCCCCTCTCCTCACCGTGCTGCACAGTGACCTCTTCCAGGCCTTGCTGG ACATTCTGGACTATTACGAGGCTTGTATCTCAGAGAGCCAG AAATACCGCTACCAAGATGAAGACACGCCCCCTCTGGAGCACAGCCCGGCCCACCTCCCCAACCAGGTAAACGCCCCCGAGCTGGTGCACGTGGCGGAGAGGAACTTGTCCCACCTCGAGGCCGGCCACGGGGTCGTGGGCCACGCCCACCTCTCCCCCCTCAAG GCCAATTCTCCTCCTGTGATTGTCAACACAGACACCCTAGAAGCCCCGGGATAT GAGTTGCAGGTGAACGGGACGGAGGGGGAAATGGAATACGAGGAGATCACATTGGAAAGG GGCAACTCAGGTCTGGGCTTCAGCATCGCAGGCGGCACCGACAACCCACACATTGGTGACGACCCGTCCATCTTCATCACCAAGATCATTCCTGGCGGGGCCGCGGCCCAGGACGGCCGCctcag GGTCAACGATAGCATCTTGTTTGTGAATGAGGTGGATGTGCGGGAGGTGACCCACTCAGCCGCGGTGGAGGCCCTCAAGGAGGCGGGCTCCATTGTCCGCCTCTACGTCATGCGGCGGAAGCCTCCAGCTGAGAAGCTTATGGAGATCAAACTCATCAAGGGGCCTAAAG GTCTTGGCTTCAGCATCGCGGGGGGCGTAGGGAACCAACACATCCCCGGAGATAACAGCATCTATGTGACAAAGATCATCGAAGGGGGTGCCGCCCACAAGGACGGGAGGCTGCAGATCGGGGACAAGATTCTAGCG GTCAACAGTGTGGGGCTGGAGGACGTCATGCATGAGGACGCCGTGGCAGCCCTGAAGAACACGTATGACGTTGTCTACCTGAAGGTGGCCAAGCCCAGCAATGCCTACCTGAGTGACAGCTACGCTCCCCCAGACATCACAACCT CTTATTCCCAGCACCTGGACAACGAGATTAGTCACAGCAGCTACCTGGGTACCGACTACCCCACAGCCatgacccccacctcccctcggCGTTACTCCCCGGTGGCCAAGGACCTGCTGGGGGAGGAAGACGTTCCCCGGGAACCGAGGCGCATAGTGATCCACCGGGGCTCCACGGGCCTGGGCTTCAACATTGTGGGTGGCGAGGACGGTGAGGGCATCTTTATCTCCTTCATCTTGGCCGGTGGCCCTGCGGACCTCAGCGGGGAGCTGCGGAAGGGGGACCAGATCCTCTCG GTGAACGGTGTTGACCTCCGCAGTGCCAGCCACGAGCAGGCTGCCATTGCCTTGAAGAACGCGGGCCAGACGGTCACCATCATCGCTCAGTATAAACCAGAAG AGTACAGCCGATTCGAGGCCAAGATCCACGACCTTCGGGAACAGCTCATGAACAGCAGCCTGGGCTCAGGGACCGCCTCCCTGCGGAGCAACCCCAAAAGGGGTTTCTACATCAG GGCCCTGTTTGATTACGACAAGACCAAGGACTGTGGCTTCCTGAGCCAGGCCCTGAGCTTCCGTTTTGGGGACGTGCTGCACGTGCTCGACGCCAGTGACGAGGAGTGGTGGCAGGCACGGCGGGTCCACCCCGACAGCGAGGCCGATGACATCGGCTTCATCCCCAGCAAACGGCG GGTCGAACGACGGGAGTGGTCAAGGTTAAAGGCCAAG GATTGGGGCTCCAGCTCTGGATCACAGG GTCGAGAAGACTCCGTTCTGAGCTATGAGACGGTGACGCAGATGGAAG TGCACTATGCTCGCCCCATCATCATCCTTGGGCCCACCAAGGACCGAGCCAATGATGACCTTCTGTCCGAGTTCCCCGACAAGTTCGGATCCTGTGTTCCCC ATACGACGCGGCCCAAGCGGGAGTATGAGATAGATGGCCGGGATTACCACTTCGTGTCCTCCCgggaaaaaatggagaaggaCATTCAGGCGCACAAGTTCATCGAGGCCGGCCAGTACAACAGCCACCTATATGGAACGAGCGTCCAGTCCGTGCGGGAGGTGGCCGAGCAG ggGAAGCACTGCATCCTCGATGTCTCGGCCAATGCCGTGCGGCGGCTGCAGGCGGCCCACCTGCACCCCATCGCCATCTTCATTCGCCCCCGCTCCCTGGAGAATGTGCT AGAGATTAACAAGCGGATCACAGAGGAACAAGCTCGCAAAGCCTTCGACAGAGCCACCAAGCTGGAGCAGGAATTCACAGAGTGCTTCTCAG CCATCGTGGAGGGCGACAGCTTTGAGGAGATCTACCACAAGGTGAAGCGTGTCATCGAGGACCTCTCAGGCCCCTACATCTGGGTCCCAGCCCGAGAGAGACTCTGA